From a region of the Pseudanabaena sp. ABRG5-3 genome:
- a CDS encoding glycosyltransferase, with translation MHETDIRSSLQSGGDRRRLKTIIVLIIVYGLTFGLHFAPWGRWVLLGLFGIHALRLIFAPPLPAPLPEQSQLTEPTQELPFFSLLASAKNEEAVIGNLVKNLCQIDYPSDRFEVWIVDDNSSDRTSDVLNLLKQKYPQLKTLRRGDEAQGGKSGALNQVLALTKGDIIGVFDADAQVPPDVLRSLVPVFQQSKIGAVQLRKAIANATDNWWTAGQSAEMALDLCLQDLRVRVGGVGELRGNGQFVRRTALNDCGGWNEQTITDDLDLTIRLHLTQWDIACLNFPAVQEEGVLTFKQLWHQRNRWAEGGFQRYLDYGSLLLSGRMGFLKTFDASLFYINQYLLTVAFIPDTIAAIALKHNPMLPPIAGFSLALTAVTMATGLRQSYKVSWTQAIGQTISGMIYMLHWIPVIASVTLRMCIQPKRLKWVKTQHQGAGDNLLEEIELQEVNNNA, from the coding sequence ATGCACGAGACCGACATTCGTAGCAGCCTTCAGTCAGGAGGCGATCGCCGTAGACTCAAGACGATCATTGTCTTAATCATTGTTTATGGATTGACATTTGGTTTACATTTTGCCCCTTGGGGTCGCTGGGTGCTACTGGGATTATTTGGTATCCATGCTTTGCGGTTAATCTTTGCGCCGCCCCTGCCTGCACCACTACCTGAACAATCTCAATTAACGGAGCCAACTCAAGAATTACCATTTTTCTCTCTCTTAGCTTCCGCCAAAAATGAAGAGGCAGTCATTGGGAATTTGGTCAAAAACCTCTGTCAAATCGATTATCCCAGCGATCGCTTTGAAGTGTGGATTGTCGATGACAATAGTAGCGATCGCACTTCTGATGTGTTGAATCTGCTCAAACAAAAATACCCACAGCTCAAGACCCTGCGTCGTGGCGATGAGGCTCAAGGCGGAAAATCAGGAGCCTTAAACCAAGTTTTGGCTTTAACTAAGGGCGATATTATTGGCGTATTTGATGCCGATGCTCAGGTTCCTCCCGATGTGTTGCGATCGCTAGTACCTGTATTCCAGCAATCCAAAATTGGGGCAGTGCAATTACGCAAGGCGATCGCGAATGCAACCGATAACTGGTGGACAGCAGGACAATCGGCAGAAATGGCATTAGATCTGTGCTTACAAGACTTGCGAGTGCGCGTTGGTGGTGTCGGTGAATTGCGCGGTAATGGTCAATTTGTGCGTCGGACAGCCCTCAACGATTGTGGTGGATGGAATGAGCAAACAATTACCGATGATCTTGACCTCACCATTCGTCTGCATTTGACCCAATGGGATATCGCTTGTCTCAACTTCCCTGCGGTACAAGAGGAAGGCGTATTAACATTTAAGCAACTATGGCATCAGCGCAACCGTTGGGCAGAAGGTGGATTTCAACGCTATCTCGACTATGGCAGTTTGTTGCTAAGCGGTCGAATGGGTTTCCTCAAAACCTTTGATGCATCTCTGTTTTATATCAATCAATACTTACTCACAGTCGCCTTTATTCCTGACACAATCGCCGCGATCGCCCTCAAACATAATCCGATGTTACCCCCCATTGCAGGATTCTCGCTTGCCCTTACTGCTGTGACCATGGCGACAGGATTACGCCAATCTTATAAAGTTTCATGGACTCAAGCGATCGGACAGACTATCTCTGGGATGATCTATATGTTGCATTGGATTCCTGTGATTGCCAGTGTCACCTTACGGATGTGTATCCAGCCTAAGCGCTTGAAATGGGTGAAGACTCAACATCAAGGTGCTGGCGATAATTTGCTGGAAGAGATAGAACTGCAAGAGGTAAACAATAATGCGTGA
- a CDS encoding NAD(P)/FAD-dependent oxidoreductase gives MRDWIVIGGGITGLALSYELQKVGCSVLLIEQHQQLQGSSSLGYGGISYWGATTAITRTLSVEGIARQRNLSNELGMDTEFRELDLLLTLEPDADPREILAQYSRCAIAPTLLNPQEAQEREPLLNPQGIGGALLFPHAHLNLDCFVQASTQVFQSLGGEIVYAKVENLLISGDRVTGVATAQGDFDAAQICVCAGGISRALLKASGINARIYFTHAEAIDTAPVELELRAMVMPADTKRYALEATTTDAEKDKVWDLAGQELLPPSIDAGAIQFRDRRIRFGQLSRILTDPYAAIDPVEGEANIRASVSKILPKVGELKGKWRHCLVAFSNDSLPLIGAVKEYENLHLFSGFTSPTVYALPLAKRFAAHVTGSPDEIISQLSPNRFL, from the coding sequence ATGCGTGATTGGATCGTCATCGGTGGTGGAATTACAGGTTTAGCTCTGAGTTATGAACTGCAAAAAGTGGGATGCTCGGTATTACTGATTGAGCAGCATCAGCAACTACAAGGCTCAAGTAGCCTTGGCTATGGTGGTATTTCCTATTGGGGGGCGACAACTGCGATTACTCGTACCCTCAGTGTCGAAGGGATTGCCCGTCAAAGGAATCTATCCAATGAATTGGGAATGGATACAGAATTCCGTGAACTCGATCTCCTGTTAACTCTCGAACCCGATGCCGATCCTAGAGAAATTCTTGCTCAATACTCCCGTTGTGCGATCGCCCCGACTTTACTCAATCCTCAGGAGGCGCAGGAGCGCGAACCTTTACTCAATCCCCAAGGAATTGGGGGAGCCTTACTTTTTCCCCATGCTCATCTCAATCTGGATTGTTTTGTGCAGGCTTCTACCCAAGTTTTCCAAAGCTTGGGTGGAGAAATTGTCTATGCCAAAGTTGAAAACCTCTTAATTTCGGGCGATCGGGTTACAGGTGTAGCCACAGCACAGGGAGATTTCGATGCTGCTCAGATTTGTGTTTGTGCAGGGGGCATATCTCGCGCTTTACTCAAAGCATCAGGTATTAACGCCAGAATCTACTTCACCCATGCAGAAGCGATCGATACAGCACCTGTGGAACTGGAATTGCGAGCAATGGTGATGCCTGCGGATACTAAACGCTATGCGTTAGAAGCGACTACGACCGATGCCGAAAAAGATAAAGTTTGGGATCTAGCAGGGCAGGAGCTTTTGCCACCTTCTATCGATGCTGGGGCGATTCAATTTCGCGATCGCCGCATTAGATTTGGACAACTCAGCCGTATTTTGACTGACCCCTACGCTGCGATCGATCCTGTTGAAGGTGAAGCCAATATTCGTGCTTCTGTAAGTAAAATCTTGCCGAAAGTAGGAGAACTCAAGGGTAAATGGCGGCATTGTCTGGTTGCCTTTAGCAATGACAGCTTACCCCTCATTGGTGCAGTCAAGGAATATGAGAATCTCCATTTGTTCTCAGGCTTCACCAGTCCTACTGTCTATGCTTTACCATTGGCAAAAAGATTTGCGGCTCATGTGACAGGTTCGCCCGATGAGATTATTAGCCAACTATCTCCCAATCGTTTTTTATAG
- a CDS encoding PAS domain-containing protein, whose protein sequence is MQIVGAVGLVGYLSYRSGDIAIDKLANQLTQKVADHVDLYLNNYLKTPQLINQLNVNAIRLKQLDINSPKALERHFIQQIQEFDASRIYFSNPQGGLISAGKDDRGNTIAFTKDFNKGTLLVYGVDSLGNYTTLFVERKDYDARQRPFYQEAIKAGKKIWVPVFVYVPNSQGLGISASYPIYDDANQLQGVLSSDLTLNAINDFLKTMQISKRGEVFIIERSGLLVASSKSEPLFVNNSNSKQSQRVSALNSQNPLITLTTKHLMERFSDFAEIKGDTYFAIDLNGDQQLVRVSRIHDDFGLDWLTVVVVPKTDFTAEIQENIHYTLLLCGLTLVSSISIGIWISKRIGRSLSRLTQSTQAFTKNRVEIDLPKTRITEVETLTASFREMVSELQVADQLRLNYEQHLEQQVADKTADLTEAQRIAKMGSWEFDVATGESTWSAQQFRILGFDPNVPLPNYVDFLDIVPKNDHPQMRTAVEEAIAHGTPYQVEHGIIRPDGSICHIISRGEAVRDDKGKVVKLIGTITDISDRKQLELDLQIFESKLNDILNNTTALISRLIIREDRTLITDYISNGCEAISGYTAAELYANQSLWRSRINSKDRKTIEYLIFADIFAQRSGEYIYRFRHKNRTWCWISQANHSRWDESQNAWIVTAICTDITERKQIEIELEKAKNKAEAATKAKSEFLANMSHEIRTPMNGVLGMAQLLETTTLDAEQYDFVKTIKESGDALLIVINDILDFSKIESGMLELENRDFVITEVISSICQLLYSQAQDKRIQLQYEIAPDIPQNLIGDSARLRQILLNLIGNGIKFTENGQVTVSVSGSPIVQAMNLGLPQASNKYELKFAIADTGIGIKSEQIVKLFQPFTQADASINRKYGGTGLGLAISKRLIELMDGTIWVESFGQVGGNPPLDWQISVNTQGATFHFSIYVNTDNAIAQLQSSSVS, encoded by the coding sequence ATGCAAATCGTTGGTGCGGTTGGATTGGTAGGCTATCTATCCTATCGAAGTGGCGATATTGCGATCGATAAACTGGCAAATCAGTTGACCCAAAAAGTAGCAGATCATGTTGACCTATATCTCAACAATTATCTAAAAACTCCTCAATTAATCAACCAGCTTAATGTCAACGCTATTCGGCTGAAACAGTTAGATATTAATAGCCCCAAAGCCCTAGAGCGTCATTTCATCCAGCAAATTCAAGAATTTGATGCAAGCCGTATATACTTTAGCAATCCACAGGGAGGACTGATATCTGCGGGAAAAGATGATCGTGGAAATACTATTGCCTTTACCAAAGACTTTAATAAAGGTACGTTGTTGGTCTATGGAGTTGATAGTCTTGGCAACTACACAACTCTATTTGTCGAACGAAAAGACTATGATGCACGTCAGCGTCCCTTCTATCAAGAAGCAATCAAGGCTGGCAAAAAAATTTGGGTTCCAGTTTTTGTCTATGTCCCAAATTCCCAAGGATTAGGAATTTCTGCGAGCTATCCCATTTACGATGACGCAAATCAACTTCAGGGAGTCCTATCCAGCGATCTCACTCTTAATGCGATTAATGACTTTCTGAAAACGATGCAAATTAGTAAAAGGGGAGAGGTATTTATCATTGAAAGATCAGGATTACTTGTAGCTTCTTCAAAATCTGAACCGCTATTTGTTAATAATTCTAATAGTAAACAGAGTCAAAGAGTTTCAGCTCTCAATAGCCAAAATCCATTAATTACTTTGACTACTAAGCATCTAATGGAACGCTTTAGTGACTTTGCGGAGATTAAAGGGGATACCTATTTCGCCATTGATCTTAATGGTGATCAGCAACTAGTCAGGGTTTCGCGAATCCATGATGATTTCGGGCTAGACTGGTTAACGGTGGTGGTGGTTCCCAAAACTGATTTTACTGCGGAAATCCAAGAGAACATCCACTATACCTTGCTATTATGTGGATTAACTTTAGTAAGTTCGATTAGTATCGGTATTTGGATATCTAAACGAATTGGGCGATCGCTTTCTCGCCTGACTCAATCGACCCAAGCTTTTACTAAGAATAGAGTCGAGATAGATCTACCTAAAACACGCATTACCGAAGTGGAAACTTTAACAGCATCTTTTCGAGAGATGGTTAGTGAACTTCAAGTTGCGGATCAATTGCGCTTAAACTACGAGCAGCATTTGGAACAACAGGTTGCCGACAAAACCGCAGATCTAACTGAGGCTCAACGCATTGCTAAAATGGGAAGTTGGGAATTTGATGTGGCAACTGGTGAGAGTACTTGGTCGGCTCAACAATTTCGTATTTTAGGATTTGATCCTAATGTACCATTACCAAATTATGTAGACTTTTTGGATATCGTTCCCAAAAATGACCATCCCCAAATGCGTACAGCCGTGGAAGAAGCGATCGCTCATGGTACACCTTACCAAGTAGAGCATGGAATCATTCGTCCTGATGGCTCCATCTGTCACATTATCAGTCGAGGTGAGGCTGTTCGAGATGACAAAGGTAAAGTAGTTAAACTGATTGGCACAATTACGGATATTAGCGATCGCAAACAATTAGAACTCGATCTCCAGATCTTTGAAAGCAAACTCAATGATATTTTAAACAATACCACAGCATTGATTTCACGCTTGATTATCAGAGAAGATCGGACATTAATAACCGATTATATTTCTAATGGTTGTGAAGCAATCTCTGGCTATACCGCAGCAGAACTCTATGCCAATCAATCACTGTGGAGAAGTCGGATTAACTCCAAAGATAGAAAAACGATAGAGTATCTGATTTTTGCTGATATCTTTGCTCAACGTTCGGGAGAATATATTTATCGGTTCCGCCACAAAAATAGAACTTGGTGCTGGATTTCTCAAGCAAATCACTCGCGTTGGGATGAAAGCCAAAATGCTTGGATTGTTACAGCCATTTGTACAGATATCACAGAACGCAAGCAAATAGAAATCGAATTAGAAAAGGCTAAAAACAAAGCAGAAGCAGCAACTAAAGCCAAAAGCGAATTTCTTGCCAACATGAGTCATGAAATCCGCACCCCGATGAATGGTGTGTTGGGAATGGCGCAACTCTTAGAAACCACAACCCTTGATGCTGAGCAGTATGATTTTGTAAAGACGATCAAAGAAAGTGGTGATGCGTTGTTGATAGTCATCAATGATATTCTTGACTTCTCAAAAATTGAGTCAGGCATGTTAGAGCTTGAAAATAGAGACTTTGTCATAACAGAAGTAATCAGTTCTATTTGTCAATTGCTATATAGTCAAGCCCAAGATAAAAGAATTCAACTGCAATATGAGATCGCCCCTGACATTCCCCAAAACTTAATTGGTGATAGCGCCCGTCTGCGGCAAATCCTTTTAAATCTGATTGGCAATGGGATTAAATTTACTGAGAATGGTCAAGTTACGGTTTCCGTCAGTGGTAGCCCTATAGTTCAAGCCATGAACTTAGGATTGCCTCAGGCATCAAATAAATATGAATTAAAGTTTGCGATCGCTGATACAGGTATTGGCATCAAAAGTGAACAGATTGTCAAGTTATTTCAACCCTTTACCCAAGCGGATGCTTCCATCAATCGTAAATATGGTGGGACTGGACTGGGCTTAGCCATCAGCAAACGACTGATTGAGCTAATGGATGGCACAATTTGGGTGGAGAGTTTTGGTCAGGTTGGTGGCAATCCGCCACTAGATTGGCAGATCTCAGTAAATACACAAGGGGCAACATTCCATTTCAGTATCTACGTAAATACTGATAATGCGATCGCCCAGCTTCAATCCTCATCAGTTTCATAA
- the sppA gene encoding signal peptide peptidase SppA, with protein sequence MFGFLKRKFRKKIARIEITGAIGSSTRTRVLEALEFVEEQKFPALLLRIDSPGGTVGDSQEIYAALKRLREKSKTKVVASFGNISASGGVYIGVGADYIVSNPGTITGSIGVILRGNNIEKLLDKIGVSFKVIKSGTYKDILSFDREITTEERAILQSLIDSSYHQFVETVAEGRKLSPATVRSFADGRVFTGEQALALGLVDRLGTEEDARIWASELAGLDPKNTKVFTIKPPKTFASKFLPSGSEMAFSRLQFEAETSGMPLWMWQ encoded by the coding sequence ATGTTCGGCTTTCTAAAACGCAAATTTCGCAAAAAAATCGCACGCATTGAAATTACAGGGGCGATCGGGTCAAGTACCAGAACTCGCGTCCTCGAAGCCCTCGAATTTGTTGAAGAACAAAAATTTCCTGCCCTCCTACTTCGCATCGATAGCCCGGGGGGAACCGTTGGCGACTCTCAAGAAATCTATGCAGCCCTCAAGCGCCTTAGAGAAAAGTCAAAAACTAAAGTTGTTGCAAGTTTTGGCAATATTTCCGCTAGTGGCGGTGTTTATATTGGTGTAGGTGCAGATTACATCGTTTCTAATCCTGGGACAATTACAGGCAGCATTGGTGTAATTTTGCGCGGTAACAATATCGAAAAATTGCTCGACAAAATTGGTGTTTCCTTCAAAGTCATCAAATCAGGTACTTACAAAGATATTCTTTCCTTCGATCGCGAAATCACTACCGAAGAAAGAGCCATTCTCCAATCACTGATTGACTCTAGCTATCACCAATTTGTGGAAACCGTTGCTGAAGGTCGCAAGCTTAGCCCTGCCACTGTGCGATCGTTTGCTGATGGACGGGTGTTTACGGGTGAGCAAGCTCTTGCGCTTGGTTTAGTCGATCGCCTCGGCACTGAAGAAGATGCCAGAATCTGGGCTTCGGAGCTAGCAGGACTCGATCCTAAAAACACCAAAGTATTTACGATCAAGCCTCCCAAAACCTTTGCGAGTAAGTTTTTACCCAGTGGCTCCGAAATGGCGTTCAGTCGTCTGCAATTTGAAGCCGAAACAAGCGGAATGCCTCTCTGGATGTGGCAATAG
- a CDS encoding UvrD-helicase domain-containing protein codes for MQITDIPTGWLLLDIERKKKANGKWKISEIALVDCTEKYHNKALERSTADLTLEKIKKSTVVLGHNIRRHDLATLFTNIPSWLNLRICDTLELSAFFLVGQQTYKLSKLYRQELGFSDPLEDAWESFELYEKVKEVGKNLPPLVCYWAWQLLPDRYPLRLIPEGEWLNDWKNLEEKFPDAEIKALQKYVETIPKKPNINNLGIIIFLNWLYHLDKPLAHRPKWVEETFPQFREAEAITFPFLSQDYFSDVKLDKELKFFFGDSYSFRDNQLELVKAFLSKEVTPLGILPTGGGKSLTFQFPALLFSKYQRGLSVIISPLQALMMDQVQNLQEQLKERHPNYVDRVALLSGTQSLSEQKEIIDNLWQGKVDILYLSPERLRQPTIQRLLKHRLPVLWVLDEAHTLSQWGHDFRPDFMRIAGIIKKIYQDKMHDCRWGFVTATATDKVVEDLQEKVETINSDQQSGKLFTGKLEILPRDKEYFQWRKEITTYVESIPEDDRQDKMLSILETEHNQHPHGVAIVYVRFRKETERYAKIICDRTNLRAEAFHGRVTAQKKQEILQKFKDKQLDVVVATNAFGMGIDREGIHTVIHIAPPATPEAYQQEIGRLARKQGEQGKAYLFQDNEDFERTFNQENKSQISSQAMQGCWGVIKEKLKKGNGDAWVSTLDLEKHLESDDPEILATQTRTVLYQLEEGNLLREEESCPCILYIQLNNHMALASHIPSSSKNLVQYLKEIGIKQKDNAINLDVQEAALSIPMYPTKIINSVRQLAKSGIISWHYEITFKYSEKKVKKRIDEIFTRTQAFLQDLQEKEIFVEEENLIRLNNIESLEKEISSKNKNLNFKLNDALKLLTKLKLAKYEKKSRSTINFYFNDNQSFSHWIKISLEACKIHIKNIQTVETALSQVFELRNWNRTDSQLVDIAEIELQLENTYLVGTNPLSILNLMQGLCLIMLGRGDSNYDRLYHVVKGSKTNFIKSIYEPLRKHYEQRFQRIHAIKEVLKYEDEQKRIAVLRDYFLMNLDGFNEKYFPNIDINSPPIISDILNNLSDAQKEIVKDDTSRALLVLAGPGSGKTRTIVYRVAHLIAVSGVSPSRILVLSHTRTAAAEVRKRLYQLLGARGAQVDALTFHALASKLTGLRHNDAPDNIGRNASTDIKFDWLLTELFTYLQENSSDYQYILIDEYQDINELQYQIVKLLGNFRRDEDQDEQQDSFLVAVGDPNQNLFEFSGSSNKFINEFRRDWSIEDQPERCLLANYRSLPAIVDFTNVFISQAIPNNQINQTGGKIYAHRADGIGEILWGEYSHLYHAAKWIADRIKELIFDRQIRPNEITILAHRWKDLRFLQHFLQEIGVPYQFYDNSEKLRPSNSLIGQKILEYLRKDPDLKVDNPTDYLEKVRLMLGYSDQDVAWQSLLATLDNCKSITQEEICYLLEEAKTIRPEEVVLSTFHSAKGSEFAHVFVLEDGDRFDLSNNYESCTRKLYVGFTRAKDSLSILFKQGTRQNDPALVAMSILKNSELNSGVSKIEIPTISLNHQSIRYQLILEPKDLFLSHQSVLIASGRNRIDYYGRNWGSISIEGRSFYYEYGSSDKSGNVAFLSTVGNTILQNHPNHRVTAKGYTIFRVERDDEWYERVRYSGTEDHHYVVLPCLEIEERL; via the coding sequence GTGCAGATTACTGATATTCCTACAGGTTGGCTACTTTTAGATATAGAGAGAAAGAAAAAGGCTAATGGTAAATGGAAAATATCAGAGATTGCTTTGGTAGATTGTACTGAGAAGTATCACAATAAAGCATTAGAAAGATCGACAGCAGATTTAACGCTAGAGAAAATCAAAAAATCAACAGTTGTTTTAGGACATAATATCCGTCGGCATGACTTAGCGACACTCTTTACAAATATTCCCTCATGGCTCAACTTGAGAATTTGCGATACTCTCGAATTATCAGCATTTTTTTTAGTTGGACAGCAAACGTATAAACTTAGCAAACTATATCGTCAAGAGCTTGGATTTTCAGATCCCTTAGAAGATGCTTGGGAGAGTTTTGAGCTTTACGAAAAGGTTAAAGAAGTAGGCAAAAATTTACCGCCTTTAGTTTGCTATTGGGCTTGGCAACTTTTACCAGATAGATATCCTTTACGTCTAATCCCTGAAGGGGAATGGCTAAACGATTGGAAAAATCTTGAAGAAAAATTTCCTGATGCTGAGATAAAGGCACTGCAAAAATATGTGGAAACTATTCCTAAAAAGCCAAATATCAATAATTTAGGAATAATTATATTTTTAAATTGGCTATACCATCTTGATAAGCCTCTAGCCCATCGCCCTAAATGGGTTGAAGAAACTTTTCCTCAATTTCGAGAAGCTGAAGCTATCACTTTCCCTTTTCTATCACAAGACTACTTCTCAGATGTCAAGTTGGATAAAGAACTAAAATTCTTTTTTGGTGATAGTTATTCTTTTCGAGATAATCAGTTAGAACTTGTCAAAGCATTTTTGAGTAAAGAAGTAACTCCATTGGGAATTTTACCAACTGGTGGGGGTAAGAGTTTGACATTCCAGTTTCCTGCGTTGCTTTTTTCAAAATATCAAAGAGGACTATCCGTCATCATTTCGCCTTTACAAGCTTTGATGATGGATCAAGTTCAAAATTTGCAGGAACAATTAAAGGAAAGGCATCCTAACTATGTTGACAGAGTTGCTTTGCTATCAGGTACACAAAGTCTCAGTGAGCAGAAAGAGATTATTGATAACTTATGGCAAGGGAAAGTAGATATTCTTTATTTATCTCCTGAAAGATTGCGTCAGCCAACTATTCAAAGGCTTTTAAAGCATCGTTTACCAGTTTTATGGGTGCTAGATGAGGCGCATACTCTTTCGCAATGGGGACATGATTTTCGTCCTGATTTTATGCGGATTGCGGGAATTATCAAGAAAATTTATCAAGATAAAATGCATGATTGTCGTTGGGGATTTGTGACAGCGACTGCAACAGATAAGGTAGTCGAAGATTTACAAGAAAAAGTAGAAACAATTAATTCAGATCAGCAAAGTGGAAAGCTTTTTACTGGGAAATTGGAGATTCTTCCTAGAGACAAAGAATATTTTCAATGGCGCAAAGAAATTACGACTTATGTTGAGAGCATTCCTGAAGATGACAGACAGGATAAGATGCTATCGATTTTAGAGACTGAACATAATCAACATCCTCATGGAGTTGCAATTGTTTATGTACGTTTTAGGAAAGAAACTGAAAGATATGCAAAGATTATTTGCGATCGCACAAATTTGAGAGCTGAAGCTTTTCACGGTCGGGTTACCGCACAGAAAAAGCAAGAGATACTGCAAAAGTTTAAGGATAAACAATTAGATGTTGTAGTTGCGACAAATGCTTTTGGTATGGGTATAGATCGTGAAGGCATTCATACTGTGATCCACATTGCACCGCCAGCGACTCCTGAAGCATATCAGCAAGAGATTGGGAGATTGGCTCGTAAGCAAGGAGAACAAGGCAAAGCATATCTATTTCAAGATAATGAAGACTTTGAGCGTACATTTAATCAAGAAAATAAATCCCAAATTAGTTCTCAGGCAATGCAAGGTTGTTGGGGTGTAATTAAAGAAAAATTAAAGAAAGGAAATGGAGATGCTTGGGTAAGTACCTTAGATCTGGAAAAGCATCTTGAGTCTGATGATCCAGAGATTCTTGCGACTCAGACAAGAACCGTACTTTATCAATTGGAAGAGGGGAATCTGCTCAGGGAAGAAGAATCATGTCCTTGCATTTTGTATATCCAGTTAAATAACCATATGGCATTAGCCAGCCATATTCCATCATCATCAAAAAATCTAGTTCAGTATCTTAAAGAAATTGGGATTAAGCAAAAAGATAACGCTATCAACTTGGATGTTCAAGAAGCCGCTTTGTCTATACCAATGTACCCTACTAAAATAATTAATAGTGTACGTCAGTTAGCAAAATCTGGAATAATTTCTTGGCATTACGAGATTACTTTTAAGTATTCCGAAAAGAAAGTCAAAAAAAGAATTGATGAGATTTTCACCAGAACACAAGCTTTTTTACAAGACTTGCAGGAAAAGGAAATCTTTGTTGAAGAGGAAAATCTGATCCGTCTTAACAATATTGAATCTCTGGAAAAAGAAATTTCATCTAAAAACAAAAACCTTAATTTCAAACTAAATGATGCTTTAAAACTGCTGACAAAATTAAAGCTTGCTAAGTACGAAAAAAAGAGTCGCAGCACTATTAATTTTTATTTTAATGATAATCAATCCTTTAGTCATTGGATAAAAATAAGTTTAGAAGCTTGTAAGATTCATATCAAGAATATTCAGACAGTAGAAACTGCACTAAGTCAAGTTTTTGAACTAAGAAACTGGAATAGGACAGATAGTCAACTTGTAGACATAGCAGAAATTGAGTTGCAATTAGAAAATACTTATCTTGTAGGTACAAATCCTCTTTCTATTCTGAACCTGATGCAAGGTTTATGTCTAATTATGTTGGGTAGGGGTGATTCTAATTACGATAGGCTTTATCATGTTGTTAAAGGTAGTAAAACAAACTTTATCAAATCTATATATGAACCTCTTCGCAAACATTATGAACAAAGATTTCAGCGTATCCATGCAATCAAAGAAGTTTTAAAATATGAAGATGAGCAAAAGAGAATAGCAGTTCTAAGAGATTATTTCTTAATGAATTTAGATGGTTTTAATGAGAAATATTTTCCTAATATAGATATTAATAGCCCGCCGATAATTAGTGACATACTTAACAATCTTAGTGATGCTCAAAAGGAAATTGTCAAAGACGATACCAGTAGAGCTTTGCTAGTTTTGGCAGGGCCGGGTTCTGGGAAAACGAGAACTATTGTTTATCGAGTTGCTCATTTAATAGCAGTCAGTGGTGTATCACCATCAAGGATTTTAGTCTTGTCACATACACGCACTGCGGCAGCAGAAGTACGAAAACGGCTATACCAACTTTTAGGAGCGAGGGGGGCGCAAGTTGATGCACTTACTTTTCATGCTTTAGCTTCTAAGCTAACAGGATTGAGACATAATGATGCTCCAGATAACATTGGTAGAAATGCAAGTACAGATATAAAGTTTGATTGGTTACTAACAGAACTATTTACCTACCTTCAGGAAAATAGTTCTGATTATCAATACATACTGATCGATGAATATCAGGATATTAATGAACTGCAATATCAGATCGTGAAGCTATTAGGCAATTTCCGAAGAGATGAAGACCAAGATGAACAACAGGATAGCTTTTTAGTTGCTGTGGGTGATCCCAATCAAAATCTATTTGAGTTTTCTGGAAGTAGTAATAAATTTATTAACGAATTTCGTAGAGATTGGTCTATAGAGGATCAACCAGAAAGATGTCTCTTGGCGAATTATCGATCTCTTCCTGCCATAGTTGATTTTACAAATGTGTTCATCAGCCAAGCAATTCCTAATAATCAAATTAATCAAACAGGTGGAAAAATTTATGCTCACCGTGCTGATGGTATTGGCGAAATATTATGGGGAGAATATTCTCATCTATACCATGCTGCGAAATGGATAGCAGATAGGATTAAAGAATTAATTTTTGACAGACAAATTAGGCCCAATGAGATCACAATATTAGCTCATAGATGGAAAGATCTCCGTTTTCTTCAGCATTTCTTGCAAGAGATTGGTGTTCCTTATCAGTTCTATGATAACTCTGAGAAACTACGTCCTTCTAATAGTCTGATTGGTCAAAAAATCTTAGAATATCTTAGAAAAGATCCAGATCTAAAAGTTGATAATCCAACAGACTACTTGGAGAAAGTTCGCCTAATGCTTGGCTATAGCGATCAAGATGTTGCATGGCAATCTCTGTTAGCAACCTTGGATAACTGTAAGAGTATTACTCAAGAAGAAATTTGTTATCTCTTAGAAGAAGCAAAAACTATTAGACCAGAAGAAGTTGTACTCTCTACATTCCACAGTGCAAAGGGTTCAGAATTTGCTCATGTATTTGTACTTGAAGATGGCGATAGATTTGATCTGAGTAACAATTATGAGAGTTGTACTCGAAAACTTTATGTGGGATTTACAAGAGCAAAAGATTCTCTATCTATTCTTTTTAAGCAAGGTACAAGGCAAAATGATCCTGCTTTAGTTGCGATGTCTATTTTAAAAAATAGCGAATTAAATTCAGGTGTATCTAAAATCGAAATACCAACGATTTCTTTGAATCATCAATCTATTCGTTACCAACTTATATTAGAGCCTAAGGATTTATTTTTGAGTCATCAATCTGTTCTTATAGCATCTGGTCGTAATAGGATAGACTACTATGGACGTAATTGGGGAAGTATAAGCATTGAAGGTAGATCTTTTTACTATGAATATGGTTCCTCAGATAAATCAGGTAATGTGGCTTTTCTATCTACAGTAGGGAACACAATATTGCAAAATCACCCAAATCATAGAGTTACAGCAAAAGGATATACAATATTTCGTGTCGAACGTGATGATGAATGGTATGAGAGGGTAAGGTATTCAGGCACTGAAGATCATCATTATGTGGTTTTGCCTTGCTTAGAAATAGAAGAAAGACTGTAA